From one Marmota flaviventris isolate mMarFla1 chromosome 1, mMarFla1.hap1, whole genome shotgun sequence genomic stretch:
- the Fgl2 gene encoding fibroleukin — MKLPDWYWLSSAVLAAYGFLVVANNETEGIKDERAKDACPVRLESRGKCEAGECPFQVSLPPLAIQLPEQFGRIQEVFKEVQNLKEIVNSLKKTCQDCKLQADDNREPGRNGLLFPSTGAPGEAGDNRVQELESEVNKLSSELKSAKDQIDVLHGRLEKLNLVNMNNVENYVDSKVANLTSVVNSLDGKCSSKCPSQEQIQSPLIQHLIHKDCSDYYIIGKRSSETYRVTPDPKNSSFEVYCDMETMGGGWTVLQARLDGSTNFTKTWQDYKTGFGNLRREFWLGNDKIHLLTKSKEMILRIDLEDFNGVKLYALYDQFYVANEFLKYRLHIGNYNGTAGDALRFSKHYNHDLKFFTTPDRDNDRYPSGNCGLYYSSGWWFDACLSANLNGKYYHQKYRGVRNGIFWGTWPGISEAQPSGYKSSFKEAKMMIRPKHFKP, encoded by the exons ATGAAGCTTCCTGACTGGTACTGGCTGAGCTCAGCTGTCCTCGCTGCTTATGGTTTCTTGGTCGTTGCAAACAATGAAACAGAGGGAATTAAAGATGAAAGAGCAAAGGACGCCTGCCCGGTGAGATTAGAAAGCAGAGGGAAATGCGAGGCAGGCGAGTGCCCCTTCCAGGTGAGCCTGCCGCCGCTGGCTATCCAGCTCCCGGAGCAGTTCGGAAGGATCCAGGAGGTGTTCAAAGAGGTCCAGAACCTCAAGGAAATTGTAAACAGCTTGAAGAAAACTTGCCAAGACTGCAAGCTGCAGGCTGACGACAACCGAGAACCGGGCAGAAATGGACTACTGTTCCCCAGCACAGGAGCCCCGGGAGAGGCTGGTGACAATCGAGTTCAAGAACTTGAGAGCGAGGTGAACAAGCTGTCCTCTGAGTTAAAGAGTGCAAAAGACCAGATCGATGTGCTTCACGGCCGCCTGGAGAAGCTGAATCTTGTAAATATGAACAACGTAGAAAATTATGTTGACAGCAAGGTGGCAAATCTAACATCTGTTGTCAATAGTTTGGATGGCAAATGTTCATCGAAGTGTCCCAGCCAAGAACAAATCCAGTCACCGCTAA TTCAACATCTAATACATAAAGATTGTTCAGACTACTACATAATAGGCAAAAGAAGCAGTGAGACCTACAGAGTTACACCTGATCCCAAAAATAGCAGCTTTGAGGTGTATTGTGACATGGAGACCATGGGGGGAGGCTGGACAGTGCTACAAGCTCGTCTCGATGGAAGCACCAACTTCACCAAAACTTGGCAAGACTACAAAACAGGCTTTGGAAATCTCAGGAGAGAATTTTGGCTGGGAAATGATAAGATCCATCTTCTGACCAAGAGTAAGGAAATGATTCTGAGAATAGATCTTGAAGACTTTAATGGTGTCAAACTGTATGCCTTGTATGATCAGTTTTACGTGGCTAATGAATTTCTCAAATACCGTTTACACATTGGTAACTACAATGGAACAGCTGGAGATGCCTTACGTTTCAGTAAACATTATAACCACGATCTAAAGTTTTTCACCACCCCAGATAGAGACAATGATCGATATCCCTCTGGGAACTGTGGGCTGTACTACAGTTCAGGGTGGTGGTTTGATGCATGTCTTTCTGCAAACTTAAATGGTAAATATTATCACCAAAAATACAGAGGTGTCCGTAATGGAATTTTCTGGGGTACCTGGCCAGGTATAAGTGAGGCCCAGCCTAGTGGCTACAAGTCCTCTTTTAAAGAAGCCAAAATGATGATTAGACCCAAGCACTTTAAGCCATAA